A window from Mycolicibacterium tokaiense encodes these proteins:
- a CDS encoding CsbD family protein: MTEHQKADQARKGLIDTVKGKAKEIAGAVTNNDSLTAEGQLEQAQAQQRKDANALDAVADAEAAEAREQKVDAQVEAAQERAVVSAQTAATEDAVRAQEAEQKRQAERAAAQQKAAAAVRADQEAGSAVAQATAKEQAQRREATEQVVEAAEEYDERTLAAEADRAAAKSLRQQADAMTDDH, from the coding sequence ATGACAGAGCACCAGAAGGCCGACCAGGCCCGTAAAGGACTGATCGACACCGTCAAGGGAAAGGCGAAGGAAATCGCGGGTGCGGTGACCAACAACGATTCCCTGACCGCCGAGGGGCAACTCGAGCAGGCCCAGGCCCAGCAGCGTAAAGACGCCAATGCACTGGACGCCGTGGCGGACGCCGAAGCCGCCGAGGCTCGGGAGCAGAAGGTCGACGCGCAGGTCGAGGCGGCCCAGGAACGCGCCGTGGTGAGCGCCCAGACGGCGGCCACCGAGGACGCCGTACGCGCTCAGGAGGCCGAGCAGAAGCGCCAGGCCGAGCGGGCTGCCGCTCAGCAGAAGGCGGCCGCGGCTGTGCGAGCCGATCAGGAGGCCGGCTCGGCCGTGGCCCAGGCCACGGCCAAGGAGCAGGCGCAGCGGCGGGAGGCCACCGAGCAGGTGGTCGAGGCAGCCGAGGAGTACGACGAGCGCACCCTGGCTGCCGAGGCGGACCGGGCTGCCGCCAAGAGCCTGCGCCAGCAGGCCGACGCCATGACCGACGACCACTGA
- a CDS encoding NCS2 family permease yields the protein MTRLDRFFEISARGSTIATELRGGVVTFIAMAYIIVLNPIILSGTPDVDGAELGFTQVSAVTSLAAGVMTIVFGVVARLPFAFAAGLGINSFLASSIVGDLTWAEAMGLVVINGLIIVALAVTGLRRLIFDAVPMQLKLAITAGIGLFILFIGLVDSGFVGATGFASPPLGLGKEGGGSIATIPTVIFVFTLLVTGILVARKVRGGILIGLITGTVVAVIVEAVWHLGPGTENPGGWGLSVPTLSGSPFAVPDLSLVGAFSLDSFGRIGILAAVMLVFTLVFTNFFDAMGTFTGLSKQAGLADQHGNFPRLQSALVVEGAGAVVGGSVSASSNTVFIESGAGIGEGARTGLASLVTGGLFLAAMFLTPLAAIVPTEVAAAALVIVGAMMAANLKEIDYADFSVALPVVLTVTVMPLSYSIANGIGVGFISWVVLRSASGKAKEISPLLWVVAAGFLLYFGRGWIDTLVGA from the coding sequence GTGACTCGCCTCGACCGCTTCTTCGAGATCTCCGCGCGCGGCTCCACCATCGCCACCGAGCTGCGCGGCGGAGTCGTCACCTTCATCGCGATGGCGTACATCATCGTGCTGAACCCGATCATCTTGTCGGGGACGCCGGACGTCGACGGAGCAGAACTGGGCTTCACCCAAGTCTCCGCCGTCACCTCGCTGGCGGCCGGTGTGATGACCATCGTGTTCGGGGTGGTCGCCCGGCTGCCGTTTGCGTTTGCGGCGGGGCTCGGCATCAACTCGTTCCTGGCCAGCTCCATCGTGGGAGACCTGACCTGGGCCGAAGCCATGGGTCTGGTGGTGATCAACGGCCTGATCATCGTGGCCCTGGCGGTCACGGGGTTGCGGCGGTTGATTTTCGATGCGGTGCCGATGCAGCTCAAGCTCGCCATCACCGCGGGCATCGGGCTGTTCATCCTGTTCATCGGTCTGGTGGATTCCGGTTTTGTCGGAGCCACCGGATTCGCATCGCCACCATTGGGCCTGGGCAAAGAGGGTGGCGGCTCCATCGCGACCATCCCCACCGTGATCTTCGTGTTCACCTTGCTGGTGACCGGCATCCTGGTCGCCCGCAAGGTGCGCGGCGGCATCCTCATCGGTCTCATCACCGGCACCGTGGTCGCGGTGATCGTGGAAGCTGTATGGCACCTCGGTCCCGGTACCGAGAATCCCGGCGGCTGGGGTCTGTCCGTCCCGACGCTGTCGGGCTCCCCGTTCGCCGTGCCCGACCTGTCGCTGGTGGGCGCGTTCAGCCTGGACAGCTTCGGCCGGATCGGCATCCTGGCCGCCGTGATGCTGGTCTTCACGTTGGTGTTCACCAACTTCTTCGACGCCATGGGCACCTTCACCGGACTGTCGAAGCAGGCCGGCCTGGCCGACCAGCACGGCAACTTCCCGCGCCTGCAGTCGGCACTCGTGGTCGAGGGTGCCGGCGCGGTGGTCGGCGGGTCGGTGTCGGCATCGTCGAACACCGTCTTCATCGAGTCCGGCGCAGGCATCGGTGAGGGCGCCCGCACCGGACTGGCCAGCTTGGTCACCGGCGGATTGTTCCTGGCGGCGATGTTTCTCACGCCGCTGGCCGCCATCGTGCCCACCGAGGTGGCAGCGGCCGCGCTGGTCATCGTCGGTGCCATGATGGCCGCCAACCTCAAGGAGATCGACTACGCCGACTTCTCGGTGGCGCTGCCCGTTGTGCTGACCGTGACGGTGATGCCGCTGAGCTACTCGATCGCCAACGGCATCGGCGTCGGCTTCATCTCCTGGGTGGTGCTGCGCAGCGCCTCGGGCAAGGCCAAGGAGATCAGTCCCCTGTTGTGGGTGGTGGCCGCCGGCTTCCTGCTGTACTTCGGCCGCGGCTGGATCGACACCCTGGTGGGGGCCTGA
- a CDS encoding SDR family NAD(P)-dependent oxidoreductase, whose product MTDLTGKVALVTGASSGLGAAVAQLFAARGASVYGISRDAERMAAVFDDVPGGVYESVDIISSQACAQAVDNCVEKFGRLDVLVNVAGFHTMRHTRDVSDEDWAYDLAVNLNGPFFLCRAALPHLLESAGNIVNVSSIAGVEGEVYSAGYCAAKHGLVGMTRALAIEFTADKLRVNAVCPGGMVTPQATEFAAPENADWNLILRIASPRGLMDVADVAKTIAFLASDDASAVHGAVYVVDNGKTAG is encoded by the coding sequence ATGACTGACCTGACGGGCAAAGTGGCCCTGGTGACCGGCGCCTCTTCCGGACTCGGCGCCGCCGTTGCACAACTGTTCGCGGCGCGGGGCGCCTCGGTGTACGGGATCTCCCGCGACGCCGAGCGCATGGCCGCGGTCTTCGACGACGTGCCCGGCGGGGTCTACGAATCCGTCGACATCATCTCGTCGCAGGCGTGCGCACAGGCGGTGGACAACTGCGTCGAGAAGTTCGGCCGCCTCGATGTTCTGGTGAACGTGGCGGGGTTCCACACCATGCGGCACACCCGCGACGTCAGCGACGAGGACTGGGCCTACGATCTGGCCGTCAACCTCAACGGGCCGTTCTTCCTGTGCCGCGCGGCCTTGCCGCATCTGCTGGAATCGGCAGGCAACATCGTCAACGTCTCGTCCATCGCGGGTGTCGAGGGCGAGGTCTACTCGGCGGGGTACTGCGCAGCCAAGCACGGTCTGGTCGGGATGACCCGCGCGCTGGCCATCGAATTCACCGCCGACAAGCTGCGGGTGAACGCCGTCTGCCCCGGCGGCATGGTCACCCCGCAGGCCACCGAGTTCGCCGCACCCGAGAACGCGGACTGGAACCTGATCCTGCGCATCGCCTCGCCGCGCGGACTGATGGATGTCGCCGACGTCGCCAAGACCATCGCGTTTCTGGCCAGCGACGACGCCTCGGCGGTGCACGGTGCGGTCTACGTGGTGGATAACGGGAAAACGGCGGGCTGA
- a CDS encoding IF2 family translation initiation factor — protein MNITTVPKAVLRLQYQLVRFPLGVIDQQIRARVDEDAPVRLIFERSLGALDATVGQLLGDPTLTDRGTTMKVRSETLAEAVDLEARAEATEEAAESAVEEQVEDARATQEKARQNRERAVAGAKADAAERKRTAAANADAAKSAAQRRADETARKRVDAAEAKKRAEQDAISSAEHAVVADAEEQQDQAREKAGAAASLRTRADQVEDLADAEKQSRKQS, from the coding sequence ATGAACATCACCACTGTGCCGAAGGCCGTCCTGCGCCTGCAGTATCAGCTAGTCCGTTTTCCGCTGGGGGTGATCGACCAGCAGATCCGCGCTCGCGTCGACGAGGACGCCCCGGTCCGGCTGATCTTCGAACGGTCGCTGGGCGCCCTGGACGCCACCGTCGGCCAGTTGCTGGGTGACCCGACGCTCACCGACCGGGGCACCACCATGAAGGTGCGCAGCGAGACGCTGGCAGAGGCCGTCGACCTGGAAGCCAGGGCCGAGGCCACCGAGGAGGCGGCCGAAAGCGCAGTCGAGGAGCAGGTCGAGGACGCGCGGGCCACCCAGGAGAAGGCCCGCCAGAATCGCGAACGCGCCGTGGCCGGAGCCAAAGCGGATGCCGCCGAACGCAAGCGGACAGCAGCTGCCAACGCTGACGCGGCCAAATCTGCAGCTCAGCGGCGCGCCGACGAGACGGCGCGCAAGCGGGTCGACGCCGCCGAGGCGAAGAAACGCGCGGAGCAGGACGCCATCTCGAGTGCCGAGCACGCCGTGGTCGCCGACGCCGAGGAGCAACAGGATCAGGCGCGTGAGAAGGCCGGTGCCGCTGCGTCGCTGCGCACCCGGGCAGACCAGGTGGAGGACCTCGCAGACGCCGAGAAGCAGAGTCGCAAGCAGTCCTGA
- a CDS encoding DUF4185 domain-containing protein: MTAASALVAALAIPAVVVAPAAADPCSVPPPSASTRGLAPSALPKLPVLHVPIGRKPGAVANPNNLTPAQADSAVAPETTARAAAAPAAATATRVQWLTGPETDSYKRFGISGTDLGITWDNGSATDPQVLIAFGDTFGNCAVQDQEWRKNVLYRSADRNLADGMRIPDPKFGDIYAGSPVAQQRPDFSRQVIASLGVSATEVTVIPTAGISVGNRQYVNFMSVSQWGNPGQWSTNFSAVAVSDDNGETWTVPRSGIRPSWFNTVPGVPFVWGFQNFQMAAYVRSGGFVYAYGTGAGRGGMPFLSRVPENKVADNSAYEYFTPFGWIRNTPYLALQVVWAPGSEMSVAYNEHLKKFVMLYTNTLNNVVMRTADKPEGPWSQAKTIVTTAQVPGGIYAPYIHPWSSGSDLYFTLSVWDTYSVMLMRTTLN; this comes from the coding sequence ATGACAGCCGCGTCCGCATTGGTGGCAGCGCTGGCCATTCCCGCCGTGGTGGTGGCGCCTGCGGCGGCCGATCCGTGTTCGGTGCCGCCGCCGAGTGCGTCCACGCGCGGCCTGGCTCCCTCGGCGTTGCCGAAGTTGCCGGTTCTGCATGTACCCATCGGACGCAAACCCGGAGCGGTGGCCAATCCGAACAACCTCACCCCCGCGCAGGCCGACAGCGCCGTCGCGCCCGAGACCACCGCGCGTGCCGCCGCCGCGCCCGCAGCGGCCACCGCAACCCGGGTGCAGTGGCTCACCGGACCAGAGACGGATTCCTACAAGCGGTTCGGAATCTCCGGGACCGACCTGGGCATCACGTGGGACAACGGTTCGGCCACCGATCCGCAGGTCCTCATCGCCTTCGGTGACACGTTCGGCAACTGCGCTGTGCAGGACCAGGAATGGCGCAAGAACGTCCTGTACCGCAGCGCCGACCGAAATCTGGCCGACGGCATGCGGATTCCCGATCCGAAGTTCGGGGACATCTACGCGGGCTCGCCGGTGGCCCAGCAGCGGCCTGACTTCTCGCGGCAGGTGATCGCCAGCTTGGGCGTCTCCGCCACCGAGGTGACGGTGATTCCCACAGCGGGGATCTCGGTGGGCAATCGTCAGTACGTCAACTTCATGTCGGTGAGTCAGTGGGGCAATCCGGGGCAGTGGTCCACCAACTTCTCGGCGGTGGCCGTCTCTGACGACAACGGTGAGACATGGACGGTGCCGCGCAGCGGAATCCGGCCCAGCTGGTTCAACACCGTCCCCGGTGTTCCGTTCGTCTGGGGTTTCCAGAACTTCCAGATGGCCGCGTACGTTCGTTCGGGCGGCTTCGTCTACGCCTACGGCACCGGCGCGGGTCGCGGCGGAATGCCTTTCCTGTCACGGGTTCCCGAGAACAAGGTGGCCGACAACTCGGCGTACGAGTACTTCACCCCGTTCGGTTGGATCAGGAACACGCCGTATCTGGCCCTGCAGGTGGTGTGGGCGCCGGGCAGTGAGATGTCGGTGGCTTACAACGAGCACCTGAAGAAGTTCGTGATGCTCTACACCAACACGCTCAACAATGTGGTGATGCGGACTGCCGACAAACCGGAAGGCCCGTGGAGTCAGGCGAAGACGATCGTGACGACCGCGCAGGTGCCGGGCGGGATCTACGCCCCGTATATCCATCCGTGGTCCAGTGGGTCGGACCTGTACTTCACGCTCTCGGTGTGGGACACCTACAGCGTGATGCTGATGCGCACGACGCTGAACTAG
- a CDS encoding TIGR03620 family F420-dependent LLM class oxidoreductase, which yields MTDLGPWGIAVSNADLAAAPALEDLGFTTMWLAGGQLDRLSRLDDLLTASRNAVVASAIIPADVYPPSAVTELYRRTEANFPGRLLVGLGGPQHTPTMAAAEAYLDQLDEVPPHRRVLAAMGPRKLDLARRRAAGAIPILVTPEYTAYARSTLGPDRLLAVGLFVVLDDDPRTARRVAQEPLQFLLGRVPTYRESARRQGFTDHDVATLSDRLVDTLTVWGSPDTVAGRARALRAAGADHVNLTVLPAGNRSDLLWAADRLAAALSR from the coding sequence ATGACCGACCTGGGACCCTGGGGTATCGCCGTCAGCAACGCCGACCTGGCCGCGGCGCCCGCGCTCGAAGATCTCGGCTTCACCACCATGTGGCTGGCCGGCGGCCAACTCGACCGGTTGAGCAGACTCGACGACCTGCTGACCGCCTCCCGGAACGCGGTGGTGGCATCGGCCATCATTCCGGCGGACGTCTATCCACCGTCCGCGGTGACCGAGCTGTACCGACGCACGGAGGCGAACTTCCCCGGCCGCTTGTTGGTGGGGCTCGGCGGTCCGCAACACACCCCCACGATGGCGGCAGCCGAGGCCTACCTCGATCAGCTCGACGAGGTTCCCCCGCACCGCCGCGTCCTGGCCGCAATGGGCCCCCGCAAACTCGACCTGGCCCGTCGGCGTGCCGCAGGCGCGATCCCGATCCTGGTGACACCCGAATACACCGCCTACGCACGGTCCACGCTGGGACCGGACCGTCTGCTGGCGGTCGGGCTGTTCGTGGTGCTCGACGATGACCCGCGAACCGCCCGGCGGGTTGCGCAGGAGCCGTTACAGTTCCTGCTCGGCCGCGTCCCCACCTATCGGGAGTCCGCGCGCCGACAGGGATTCACCGACCACGACGTGGCCACCTTGAGCGACCGGCTGGTCGACACCCTGACGGTGTGGGGCTCGCCCGACACCGTGGCCGGGAGGGCCCGGGCCCTGCGGGCAGCAGGAGCCGACCACGTGAATCTGACCGTGCTGCCCGCCGGCAACCGCTCAGACCTGCTGTGGGCCGCCGACCGGCTGGCCGCTGCACTGTCCCGCTGA
- a CDS encoding esterase family protein, producing the protein MATAVSAVLLGMAPDASAFSREGLPVEYLEVPSPAMGRNIKVQFQGGGPHSVYLLDGLRAQEDFNGWDINTAAFEWFHDSGISVVMPVGGQSSFYTDWYEPAQNNAGTVTYKWETFLTQELPAWLAANRAQDPNGNAVVGLSMAGGAALTLAAWHPQQFIFASSLSGFLSPSQGLWPTMIGFAMADAGGFRAKNMWGPSNDIAWQRNDPTVNIPRLVANRTALWIYCGSGMPAEFDTGHDFGTNFSAQYLENITVSSNKEFQQKYLAAGGRNAIFQFPANGTHSWGYWGAQLQAMKPDMIRILNAPPPALPPVPMAPAAPAPAAALPAPPAPAALPASVVLPAG; encoded by the coding sequence ATGGCCACTGCCGTATCGGCGGTGCTGCTCGGGATGGCGCCCGACGCGTCGGCGTTCTCCCGGGAGGGCCTGCCCGTGGAGTATCTCGAGGTGCCGTCGCCGGCGATGGGGCGCAACATCAAGGTCCAGTTCCAGGGCGGCGGTCCGCACAGCGTTTACCTGCTCGACGGCCTGCGCGCCCAGGAGGACTTCAACGGCTGGGACATCAACACCGCCGCCTTCGAATGGTTTCACGACTCCGGCATCTCGGTGGTGATGCCCGTGGGCGGCCAGTCCAGCTTCTACACCGACTGGTACGAGCCGGCGCAGAACAACGCCGGCACCGTCACCTACAAATGGGAGACGTTCCTCACCCAGGAGCTCCCGGCCTGGCTGGCCGCCAACCGCGCTCAGGACCCCAACGGCAACGCCGTGGTGGGGCTCTCGATGGCCGGTGGCGCCGCCCTCACACTGGCCGCCTGGCACCCACAACAGTTCATCTTCGCCAGCTCGCTGTCCGGCTTCCTGAGCCCGTCACAAGGGTTGTGGCCCACTATGATCGGCTTCGCGATGGCTGACGCGGGCGGCTTCCGAGCCAAGAACATGTGGGGCCCGTCCAACGACATCGCCTGGCAGCGCAACGATCCGACGGTCAACATCCCCCGGCTGGTGGCCAACCGGACCGCACTGTGGATCTACTGCGGCAGCGGGATGCCCGCCGAGTTCGACACCGGCCACGATTTCGGCACCAACTTCTCCGCCCAGTACCTGGAGAACATCACCGTCAGCTCCAACAAGGAGTTCCAGCAGAAGTATCTGGCTGCCGGCGGCCGCAACGCCATCTTCCAATTCCCCGCCAACGGCACCCACAGCTGGGGCTACTGGGGCGCACAGTTGCAGGCGATGAAGCCGGACATGATCCGCATCCTGAACGCGCCGCCGCCTGCGCTGCCTCCGGTGCCCATGGCGCCTGCGGCGCCCGCTCCGGCCGCCGCTCTCCCGGCACCCCCCGCTCCCGCGGCGCTGCCCGCCTCGGTGGTCCTGCCCGCCGGCTGA
- a CDS encoding DUF4185 domain-containing protein codes for MGATKNAATHIGRIGGLAVALGVGAAIASGAGAAWADSTDSAPSQSQTSDTKTESKTESKTASKADSSDGDSSTEKNSSTKKNTSAKDDTDDKDSESDTKTSTKSERSSKAEKKSSSRYERPGEADSESSPEPASDTSEESETTDPSDDSEDRPTTAVVTTVAASQSPSAETEAAETPQEPASSPVTPALTHMLTWMRKETARHSTVTPSAANTVQTAAVVVDPLPSRLPSTPLGWVTGSGTRWLDGKPVNATQNTSTEFGIGSTDLGIMWDGGTINGERFVHVAFGDSFRGPRMTGEWLNNALLISYDRDLQSGLELADTGRVLGQFIDRSRGQLGLFSSEVTVIPTAGIQIDGTQYVNYMSVRSWDTPGRWTTNYSAITQFYPGSDGGDWRIVPSTIRSAGWLRSSTPYRAGDQNFQQMAYVLQPEDQVAEGDPRYLYAFGTPSGRAGSAYLSRVAEGDVTDLSKYDYWDGNKWVRGNAAVAKPVIGSNRSSGLFGFVVDWANDPNVFGGYLGGLFGPKTGGNVSEMSVQYNEYLDKYVVLYGDGNNNIQMRVADTPEAAWSAPVQLASSAAYPGLYAPMIHPWSGTGLLEDSSGDSDYNNLYWNMSIWGDYNVVLMQTDLSPLRPVEV; via the coding sequence ATGGGTGCGACCAAAAACGCGGCAACACACATCGGCCGCATCGGTGGCCTCGCCGTGGCCCTCGGCGTCGGCGCAGCAATTGCCAGCGGAGCGGGCGCCGCCTGGGCAGACAGCACCGACAGCGCCCCCTCGCAGTCCCAGACCTCGGATACCAAGACCGAGTCGAAAACCGAGTCCAAGACCGCATCGAAGGCGGATTCTTCTGACGGCGACAGTTCGACGGAGAAGAACAGTTCGACGAAGAAGAACACCTCGGCGAAGGACGACACCGACGACAAGGACTCCGAGAGCGACACCAAGACCTCCACGAAGTCCGAGCGCTCGAGCAAAGCCGAGAAAAAGTCCTCCTCTCGCTACGAACGGCCCGGCGAAGCCGACTCGGAGTCCTCGCCAGAGCCGGCCTCTGACACCTCCGAGGAGTCGGAGACCACCGATCCGAGCGACGACTCAGAGGACCGTCCGACCACCGCAGTCGTCACCACCGTCGCCGCGTCGCAGAGCCCGTCGGCGGAAACCGAAGCCGCCGAGACCCCACAGGAGCCCGCGAGCTCTCCGGTGACCCCAGCGCTGACGCACATGCTGACCTGGATGCGCAAGGAAACCGCACGCCATTCCACTGTCACACCCTCGGCGGCGAACACCGTCCAGACGGCCGCCGTGGTGGTGGACCCGCTGCCCAGCCGGTTGCCGTCCACGCCGCTGGGCTGGGTCACCGGATCCGGAACACGCTGGCTCGACGGCAAACCGGTCAACGCGACGCAGAACACCTCCACCGAATTCGGCATCGGCAGCACCGATCTCGGCATCATGTGGGACGGCGGCACCATCAACGGTGAGCGTTTCGTCCACGTCGCCTTCGGTGATTCGTTCCGCGGTCCGCGCATGACCGGCGAATGGCTCAACAACGCCCTGCTCATCAGCTATGACCGCGACCTGCAGTCGGGGCTGGAGCTGGCCGATACCGGCCGGGTGCTCGGGCAGTTCATCGACCGTTCCCGTGGCCAGCTCGGACTGTTCAGCTCCGAGGTCACCGTCATCCCCACCGCCGGCATCCAGATCGACGGCACGCAGTACGTGAACTACATGTCGGTGCGCTCCTGGGACACTCCGGGCCGCTGGACCACCAACTACTCGGCGATCACCCAGTTCTATCCGGGCTCCGACGGTGGCGACTGGCGAATCGTTCCGTCCACCATCCGCTCGGCAGGCTGGCTGCGCTCGTCGACCCCGTACCGCGCCGGTGACCAGAACTTCCAGCAGATGGCCTACGTCCTGCAGCCGGAAGACCAAGTGGCCGAAGGGGATCCGCGCTACCTGTATGCCTTCGGCACACCCTCGGGCCGCGCCGGGTCGGCCTACCTGTCCCGGGTCGCCGAGGGCGACGTCACGGACTTGTCCAAGTACGACTACTGGGACGGCAACAAGTGGGTCCGCGGCAATGCCGCCGTGGCGAAACCGGTGATCGGCAGCAACCGTTCGTCGGGTCTGTTCGGGTTTGTCGTCGATTGGGCCAACGACCCCAACGTGTTCGGCGGCTACCTGGGCGGGTTGTTCGGCCCCAAGACCGGCGGCAACGTCAGCGAGATGTCGGTGCAGTACAACGAGTACCTGGACAAGTACGTGGTGCTCTACGGCGACGGCAATAACAACATCCAGATGCGCGTGGCCGACACCCCGGAAGCGGCCTGGTCGGCGCCCGTTCAGCTGGCCAGTTCGGCGGCCTACCCGGGTCTGTACGCGCCCATGATCCACCCGTGGTCGGGTACCGGCCTGCTGGAGGACAGCAGCGGTGACAGCGACTACAACAATCTGTACTGGAACATGTCCATCTGGGGTGACTACAACGTCGTGCTGATGCAGACCGACCTCAGCCCTCTGCGCCCCGTCGAGGTCTGA
- a CDS encoding SDR family oxidoreductase yields the protein MGFPEQQQQVPGVQSAMDPVPDCGEHSYRGSGRLQGKRAVITGGDSGIGRAVAIAYAREGADVLISYLDEDEDAAEVAALVQDAGQRCVLMPGDLADPAHCRAVIDRAAAEFGGIDILVSNAAYQMSHDSLEEISDEEFEHTFRLNVGAYFYLVKAALPHMSAGASVIGSSSVNSDSPSPQLAPYAATKAAIANFSASLAQMLGERGIRVNSVAPGPVWTPLIPATMPPAKVASFGDDTPLGRAGQPAELAPVYVLLASDEGSYISGARVAVTGGRPVL from the coding sequence ATGGGTTTCCCCGAGCAACAACAGCAGGTGCCGGGCGTCCAGTCGGCGATGGACCCGGTGCCCGACTGCGGTGAGCACAGCTATCGGGGCTCCGGCCGGCTGCAGGGCAAACGTGCCGTCATCACCGGCGGCGACAGCGGCATCGGGCGGGCGGTGGCCATCGCGTATGCCCGCGAGGGTGCCGACGTGCTGATCTCCTACCTCGACGAGGACGAGGACGCCGCCGAGGTGGCGGCCCTGGTGCAGGACGCGGGGCAGCGCTGTGTCCTGATGCCCGGTGATCTGGCCGACCCCGCCCATTGCCGGGCCGTCATCGACCGCGCCGCAGCAGAATTTGGTGGCATCGACATCCTGGTGAGCAACGCCGCCTACCAGATGAGCCACGATTCGCTCGAGGAGATCAGCGACGAGGAATTTGAGCACACGTTCCGGCTCAATGTCGGCGCGTACTTCTACCTCGTGAAGGCTGCGCTGCCGCACATGTCCGCCGGTGCTTCCGTGATCGGCAGCTCCTCGGTGAACTCCGACTCGCCCTCACCGCAGCTGGCTCCCTACGCGGCCACCAAGGCGGCCATCGCGAACTTCTCGGCCAGCCTGGCACAGATGTTGGGGGAGAGGGGGATTCGAGTCAACAGTGTGGCACCCGGTCCGGTCTGGACACCGCTGATCCCGGCGACGATGCCTCCTGCGAAGGTGGCGTCCTTCGGTGACGACACCCCTCTGGGCCGGGCAGGTCAACCCGCCGAGCTGGCTCCGGTGTACGTGCTGCTGGCGTCCGACGAAGGCAGTTATATCTCCGGCGCCAGGGTCGCGGTGACCGGCGGTCGCCCCGTGTTGTGA
- a CDS encoding TetR/AcrR family transcriptional regulator codes for MAESRRRADAVQNRDRILEVAREQLLSSDDVRLNAIAKAAGVGQGTLYRHFPTREHLLAEVYRADVEDLTAAAPALLTEFEPAEALSRWFDRVAEYARVKRGVFSAVEVAVWRDLSAHSLGPIGDAVSVLLAAGRDAGQLRDDVDARDVILLIGYLTRLEDAEWEQRAQHLLQVILDGLRVRQSHND; via the coding sequence ATGGCCGAATCGCGCCGACGCGCAGACGCCGTGCAGAACCGCGACCGGATCCTCGAGGTCGCACGTGAGCAGTTGCTGAGCTCAGATGATGTGCGGCTCAACGCCATCGCCAAGGCCGCCGGGGTCGGCCAAGGCACGCTGTACCGGCATTTCCCCACCCGCGAACACCTGCTGGCCGAGGTGTACCGCGCCGATGTCGAGGACCTCACCGCGGCTGCGCCCGCACTGCTGACGGAGTTCGAGCCGGCGGAGGCGCTGTCACGCTGGTTCGACCGGGTGGCCGAGTACGCGCGGGTCAAGCGGGGCGTGTTCTCCGCCGTCGAGGTCGCGGTATGGAGGGATCTGTCGGCGCACAGCCTGGGCCCCATCGGCGACGCGGTGAGCGTCCTGCTCGCCGCGGGGCGCGACGCCGGGCAGCTCAGGGACGATGTCGACGCCCGGGACGTGATCCTGCTGATCGGTTATCTCACCCGCCTGGAGGACGCCGAGTGGGAGCAACGGGCCCAACACCTGCTGCAGGTGATTCTCGACGGGCTGCGTGTGAGACAGTCACACAATGACTGA